In Zingiber officinale cultivar Zhangliang chromosome 6A, Zo_v1.1, whole genome shotgun sequence, a single genomic region encodes these proteins:
- the LOC121998562 gene encoding autophagy-related protein 8C-like: protein MAKSSFKLEHPLERRQAEASRIREKYPDRIPVIVEKAERTDIPDIDKKKYLVPADLTAGQFVYVVRKRIKLSPEKAIFIFVKNTLPPTAAMMSAIYEEHKDEDGFLYMTYSGENTFGGY from the exons ATGGCGAAGAGTTCCTTCAAGCTCGAGCACCCCCTCG AAAGGAGGCAGGCTGAAGCTTCTCGCATCAGAGAGAAATACCCTGACAGAATTCCT GTAATTGTCGAGAAGGCCGAAAGGACTGATATACCAGACATTGATAAGAAGAA GTACCTGGTTCCTGCTGACTTGACTGCTGGGCAATTCGTTTATGTTGTTCGGAAGAGGATCAAGCTCAGTCCAGAAAAGGCCATCTTCATTTTTGTGAAGAACACACTACCTCCCACAG CTGCAATGATGTCTGCCATCTACGAGGAACACAAAGATGAGGATGGCTTTCTTTACATGACATACAGTGGCGAGAACACATTCGGTGGCTACTGA
- the LOC121998561 gene encoding UDP-glycosyltransferase 71K2-like translates to MAQARVALLPIPSAGHINSTLEMAKLLHRYHFSVTVLVVPIPNYPVGDYITTIAASGLDIDFRHIQPVDPPKDADGPEDFITAYIEKQNHHIKDALHDLLRSGDAPLAALIVDLFATGAIDVAAELGVPCYVYFASNAACLALMLYLPTLEEKFPVEFEEMEEEVRVPGVCPIPPISMPSPFMRKKSGRYTCFVHHGRRYSELKGIVVNTFTDLEPATLRALEEGLCAPGRRTPPVYPVGPLIAREEGEKSRQHECVVWLDGQPARSVVFLCFGSKGCFNAAQVGEIAAGLEHSGCRFLWALRVASEEVLGMRKPADAKLEEVLPEGFLERTKARGMVWPSWAPQVEILAHRAVGGFVTHCGWNSCLESLQCGVPLLGWPLYAEQHSNAVVMEEEMGVALQLKVERANGNFVKAEELERGVRALMGESEEGRRVRAKAEVVMAAAKKAWEDGGSSFVNMEALVQALLAK, encoded by the coding sequence ATGGCTCAAGCCAGAGTGGCGCTCCTTCCGATCCCCTCCGCCGGTCACATCAACTCCACGCTTGAGATGGCCAAACTCCTCCACCGCTACCACTTCTCCGTCACCGTCCTCGTCGTCCCTATCCCCAACTATCCCGTCGGCGACTATATCACCACCATCGCCGCCTCCGGCCTCGACATCGACTTCCGGCATATCCAGCCCGTCGATCCGCCCAAGGACGCCGACGGACCAGAGGATTTCATCACCGCCTACATAGAGAAGCAAAACCACCATATCAAAGACGCCCTCCATGACCTCTTGCGCTCCGGCGACGCCCCTTTGGCCGCTTTAATCGTTGACTTATTTGCCACCGGAGCGATCGACGTCGCGGCCGAACTCGGTGTTCCTTGCTATGTCTACTTCGCCTCCAACGCCGCCTGCCTCGCTCTTATGCTCTATCTCCCAACCCTCGAGGAGAAGTTCCCCGTGGAGTTCGaggagatggaagaagaggtGAGGGTACCGGGCGTGTGCCCCATCCCGCCGATCTCGATGCCGTCGCCCTTCATGAGGAAGAAGAGCGGGAGGTACACTTGCTTCGTCCATCATGGCCGGCGCTACTCCGAGCTTAAAGGCATCGTGGTCAACACATTCACGGATCTTGAGCCGGCGACGCTGCGGGCGCTGGAAGAGGGTCTCTGCGCGCCCGGCCGTCGGACCCCTCCGGTGTATCCAGTCGGCCCGCTGATCGCACGCGAGGAGGGCGAGAAAAGTCGACAGCACGAGTGCGTCGTGTGGCTCGACGGGCAGCCGGCACGCTCGGTGGTGTTCCTCTGCTTCGGTAGCAAAGGCTGCTTCAACGCGGCACAGGTGGGGGAGATAGCAGCGGGGCTGGAGCATAGCGGGTGCCGGTTCTTATGGGCGCTGCGGGTGGCGTCGGAAGAGGTGCTCGGGATGCGGAAGCCGGCGGATGCGAAGCTGGAGGAGGTGCTGCCGGAGGGATTTCTGGAGAGGACGAAGGCGAGGGGGATGGTATGGCCGTCGTGGGCGCCGCAAGTGGAGATACTAGCTCACCGGGCGGTGGGGGGATTCGTGACGCACTGCGGGTGGAACTCGTGCCTGGAGAGCCTGCAGTGCGGGGTCCCTCTGCTTGGCTGGCCGCTGTATGCGGAGCAGCATTCGAACGCCGTGGTGATGGAGGAGGAGATGGGGGTGGCGCTGCAGCTGAAGGTGGAGAGGGCGAATGGCAACTTTGTGAAAGCGGAGGAGTTGGAGAGGGGAGTGAGGGCGTTAATGGGGGAGAGCGAGGAAGGAAGGAGAGTGAGGGCGAAGGCCGAGGTGGTGATGGCGGCGGCTAAGAAGGCATGGGAAGATGGTGGATCTTCCTTTGTAAACATGGAAGCCCTGGTGCAGGCGCTGCTCGCCAAATGA